TGGTACCGCTTTGCCTTCCTGCAGCCAAATTGCATCAGCTCCAGTCAGTATATCTGTTGTCACCTCATCTGTATCTGCTGCCGGAATAACCTCATAACCCAATTTATATAGAGGTACAATGTCTTCATCCGCGATACCAATAGTAACAATCCGTTTCTTACGGACGCCTTCGCTGCGGTCAAATGGAGATTGCAACAAATTTTGTACCGCTATTTCTTCAGCAGATTGTTGATTTCCCAGTGATTTTCCTGTTGCTTTATCAATGGCTTGATCCAAGTCAGCTACTATATCATCGAATGCTTCCAGACCGACTGATAAACGGACCAATTCCTCTGGTGTTCCGCTTTTTTTCAATTCCTCAGCTGTTAGCTGCTGGTGCGTTGTAGAAGCAGGGTTAATAATCAGTGATTTGGCATCCCCGACATTGGCAACATGAGACCAGAGCTCTACATTATCAATTAAAGTACGGCCTGCATCACGGCCGCCTTCAATCCCAAACGTAATAACGGAACCAAAGCCGCCTTTTAAATATTTTTTAGCAAGCTGGTGGGATGGGTGTGACTCTAACCCTGGGTAGTTAATCCATTCTACTGCAGGATGTTTTTCCAGATAAGCGGCCAGTTTTTCCGCATTTTCATTATGCTGCTTGATTCGTAGATGCAATGTTTCCAATCCTTGCAGTAATAAAAAGGCGCTTTGCGGACTGAGTGCAGGGCCAATATCACGTAATAACTGAACACGCAATTTCGTAATAAAAGCGGCTGGTCCCAAATCCGCATATTTTAAGCCGTTATAGCTTTCATCCGGCTCAATAAAGTCAGGGAATTTCTCATTGTTCCAGTCAAATCTGCCGCTGTCTACAACAATACCGCCAATCGTTGTACCATGTCCGCCGATCCATTTTGTGGCAGAGTGAACGACAATATCTGCGCCCCAAGTCAGCGGTTTGGCAACATAAGGTGCAAATGTATTATCTATAATTAAAGGAATGCCATGATGATGCGCAATATCAGCCACTGTTTCGACATCAAAGATATATAGACTCGGATTGGTGATGATTTCACCAAAGATAGCTTTGGTTTTATCCGTAATCGCAGCTTCAATAGCTTCTGGATCAGTACCGTCTACAAATTTCACATCGATTCCATATCGAGGAAGCGTGTTGGCAAATAAATTATACGTTCCGCCGTACAGATTGCTGTCTGTAATAATTTCGTCTCCAGCGCGTGTAATATTTAAGATGGTCATCGTAATGGCAGCCATTCCCGAGGATACGCCTAAAGCACCGACACCGTCTTCTAATTGCGCTATCCGCTGCTCCAGCACATCTACCGTCGGATTCATCATGCGGGTATAGATGTTTCCTGGTTCAGCTAATCCGAATAAGTTTTGTGCATGTTCTGTGTCACGGAATACATAAGAAGTCGTTTGATAGATAGGGACTGCACGGGCTCCGGTAGCAGGGTCCGGAACTTGTCCTCCGTGTAATAAAATCGTTTCGTCCTGCTGTAAGCGGTTATTTGACATTGTATTTCCTCCCTTTTTTTGAACACACTTTTCAATGAAAAAAGAGCGCCCTTCTAAAATGAAGAGAGCTCTTATAAGTGACTTTGAACTCTCTCTTATCTTTCAGATGATGTATCTGTAGGATGTAGCACCTGATGCTTCAAGTTGCCGGGCTTCTTAGGGCCTATTCCCTCCACCGCTCTTTATAAGAGATTCTGCTAAATATTTTGAAATTACTAGCGAGTATATAGTTTTACAGATTAAAAGTCAAGTATTTTACTAGGAATTGAAATAGGAAGGTTCCTTTTCAAGAAACCTTCCTATTCCTGCTTGATCATTTGAGCTAATAAAACGGGCTGAAGCTATGCGGTTGCCTTCTTCTTTCCTTTTTTGCGCGGCGTATCCCGATAAATACTTACCATATAGATAACAAGCGCAAACCAGATCAGTGCAAAGGTAATCATATGGTGCACGGTGAACGTCTCATTATATAGAAACACGCCCAGGAAGAACATAATTGTCGGAGCGACGTATTGCAAAAAACCAACCATTGCCAATGGTATTCGTTTAGCACCTGCAGCAAATAACAGTAAAGGCACTGCAGTAACGATACCTGCTCCTATGAGCAAAAGATTGTCCGGTGCAAACAAAGGAGAAAAAGTAAATGATCCTTCCGATGGGATAAAGATTAAATATAGTAGAGCAATGGGTGCAACCACGAGTGTTTCAATCGTCAATCCGTACATGGCGTGCAGGTTGACCGTCTTTTTAATCAGTCCGTAAAAACCAAAGGTGAGCGCTAATAACAGCGAAATCCAAGGGAACACACCATAACTCAGTGTTAAATAAAGCACCCCAATCCCTGCAAGGATGAAAGATAGGACTTGTCCTTTTGTTGTTTTTTCTTTCAATACAAAGACCGCTAATAAAATACTGATTAAAGGATTGATATAATAGCCTAAACTAGCCTGTAGCACATGTCCATGCTGTACTGAAAAAA
The nucleotide sequence above comes from Oceanobacillus timonensis. Encoded proteins:
- a CDS encoding O-acetylhomoserine aminocarboxypropyltransferase/cysteine synthase family protein produces the protein MSNNRLQQDETILLHGGQVPDPATGARAVPIYQTTSYVFRDTEHAQNLFGLAEPGNIYTRMMNPTVDVLEQRIAQLEDGVGALGVSSGMAAITMTILNITRAGDEIITDSNLYGGTYNLFANTLPRYGIDVKFVDGTDPEAIEAAITDKTKAIFGEIITNPSLYIFDVETVADIAHHHGIPLIIDNTFAPYVAKPLTWGADIVVHSATKWIGGHGTTIGGIVVDSGRFDWNNEKFPDFIEPDESYNGLKYADLGPAAFITKLRVQLLRDIGPALSPQSAFLLLQGLETLHLRIKQHNENAEKLAAYLEKHPAVEWINYPGLESHPSHQLAKKYLKGGFGSVITFGIEGGRDAGRTLIDNVELWSHVANVGDAKSLIINPASTTHQQLTAEELKKSGTPEELVRLSVGLEAFDDIVADLDQAIDKATGKSLGNQQSAEEIAVQNLLQSPFDRSEGVRKKRIVTIGIADEDIVPLYKLGYEVIPAADTDEVTTDILTGADAIWLQEGKAVPEENAAYQGTILFTKSHPDVTSDIFILSNVHPPELALKLRSSGR
- the rarD gene encoding EamA family transporter RarD; the encoded protein is MEDKSLKQGAVITFVAYLLWGIFPIYWKFLEHVPAGEVLAHRIVWSLVFMVFLVLVTGNWRHLMETVHELKNDKKKTIAIGTASIVISINWFLFIFSVQHGHVLQASLGYYINPLISILLAVFVLKEKTTKGQVLSFILAGIGVLYLTLSYGVFPWISLLLALTFGFYGLIKKTVNLHAMYGLTIETLVVAPIALLYLIFIPSEGSFTFSPLFAPDNLLLIGAGIVTAVPLLLFAAGAKRIPLAMVGFLQYVAPTIMFFLGVFLYNETFTVHHMITFALIWFALVIYMVSIYRDTPRKKGKKKATA